One Glycine max cultivar Williams 82 chromosome 8, Glycine_max_v4.0, whole genome shotgun sequence genomic window, TGGAAACATGGAAATGTTTAAAAACTTCTCATGTCTTGTTTTTCTACATATACCTATAAGAAAGAATTTCTGTATGCTTGTTTATGGTGCCATTTTGTGTTAATGTGATAATTAGAATATGCCTTTTGCAGAATCCACGGTTTCTGATGAGTTTATAAGATTAGGCAGAGAAATGGTTGCAAAGTGTGCTGGTCTGCCTTTGACTATCATTGTTCTTGGAGGGCTTTTGGCTACAAAGGAGAGAGTTAGTGACTGGGATACAATAGGAGGAGAGGTACGTGAGAAGCAAAAATTAGATGAAGTGTTGGATTTAAGTTACCAGGACTTGCCTTGTCAACTGAAACCATGTTTCTCTATTTAAGTCAATTCCCTGAAGACTGAGATTCCAAGAACTAAACTAATTCAGTTATGGGTAGCAGAAGGTGTTGTTTCTCTTCAATATGAGACTAAATGGGACGAGGCAATGGAGGATGTTGCTGAATGCTACCTGGGTAACTTAATCAGCCGCTGCATGGTTCAAGTTGGTCAGATGGGGTCTACTGGTAGGATTAAAACCTGTCGGCTCCATGATTTAATGTGTGATCTGTGTTTGCCATAGGccagaaaagaaaattttctttatattattaatggaTCACAACAAAATAGTACCATTGATGTTTCTTCTTCATCTAATTTATCAGATGCAAGACGAATTGATGAAGTTCGTAGGCTTGCTGTCTTCTTGGATCAACATGCTGATCAATTGATTCCACAGGACAAGCAAGTGAATGAACACCTCAGATCCCTTGTGTTTTTTAATGATAAGAAGTGTACATGCTAAATAGGGATCCAGTCAAAGGTGTTTTTGTGAAGTTCAAATTATTTCAAGTTCTAGATCTTGAGGGAATTAAGGGGGTGAAGGGACAGTCATTGCCTAAAGAAGTGGGAAATCTTTTATGGTTGAAGTTTCTGAGTCTAAAAAGGACTCGCATACAGATACTGCCATCTTCCTTGGGCAATTTGGATAATTTGCAATTCCTAAATTTGCAAACTGTCAATAAAGTAACCGTGGAAATTCCAAATGTAATATGTAAGTTGAAACGGTTGAGGCATCTATATCTTCCAAATTGGTGTGGGAATGCTACTAACAACCTGCAACTGGAAAATCTGGCCAATTTACAGACAATAGTAAATTTTCTTGCCTGCAAATGTGATGTAAAAGATCTATTGAAGTTGAAAAAACTCAGAAAGCTAGTACTGAAGGACCCAAGACATTTTCAAAAGTTTAGTGAAAGTTTCAGTCCCCCTAATAAAAGGTTGGATTGCCTTTTATCCTTGTCTTTAAGGACTGACATGCTTTCCTTCCCTGAAAATGTTGTAGATGTTGAAAAATTGGTGCTAGGCTGTCCTTCCCTTCGAAAATTGCAGGTCGAAGGGTGGATGGAAAGGCTGCCAGCAGCCTCACTGTTTCCTCCACAGCTTTCAAAGTTGACTCTATGGGGATGTAGACTTGTGCAAGACCCATTGTTAACATTAGAGAAGCTTCTTAACTTGAAGTTTCTAAATGGGTGGGATATGTTTGTCGGAAAGAAAATGGCATGCTCACCAAATGGTTTTCCTCAACTAAAGGTTCTAGTACTTCGTGGCTTACCTAATTTAGATCAGTGGACTATAGAGGACCAAGCCATGCCTAATCTTTACCGATTGAGTATATCCGATTGCAACAATTTAAAGACAGTTCCTGATGGACTAAAATTTATCACTAGTCTTCGGGAGCTGGAAATCAGATGGATGCCTAAATCATTCAAGACCAGGCTTGGAACTGCTGGAGAGGATTACCACAAAGTCCAACATGTGCCATCGATTGTATTTTTGAACTAAGGACGTAAGTTGAAAAGATTAAATTTCATGTTGAAGTGACTTTCTTTCTCAAATTTCTTCCTTATTAGCTTTCTATTGTGTATGTTCTTCTGTCTTTTATGTATTGGTTGATCTCATTACTGTCTTCTGACAAACAAATAATAAGTAGGGCACTGCTATTCTCCAATGATTATAGATTATGTTATTTGAACTTTTAGAgtcttgttttttattattcaatgaAAAAGGAAGTTATTTTGTTATGATTTGTTATACAATAATTTCTGCTTACAATTTTTTGTACTTTTGCAGTGAAGCAATAGCCTATACTCTCGTGGATATGATAGATATACAATAATCTTTTCATGGTGGGGGGTGGTGAGCTTTCTGGCGGGTgatgttttgttttgattttattgattttgggACTACTTAAAACTGCCACACAAATCATATTctaaaatgaattaatatataaatttttgaaattaagaaCTACTAGAAATCACATTTTTTTGAATCGTCACAAAATGCACCGTTTGGCATGTCAATCTCCAAGGACTAAAgtagacatttttaaattagggggactaaaaaatatttttaaatttggaggacaaaataaaattgattctaaCTTGAGAAACCAAAGATCTATTTAagctaataatttttcttatagtaaATTTTTCGTTCCATGTAACTAACTTatggtttgtttgtttgtgaagagaaaaatagaatagataaaattaaaagagttaattaaaaaaaaatagaatgaaagtAAAATTCAATGTTGAGTTGCTTGGTTAGAGAAATGGAGTGAAATCTAAGTAGTATTGTTTGAGTTGAATGAAGTGAGAGAAGAGAATTGacctaattataaattttatcatcaaagttttatttttgtaaaaattttatcattcaagttttttttttttttttccttttaccacCATTAACGGAAAATAGAcgattttgatgaatttttacattggttataaccacaactgatgtagaaaaatattttatacatcaATTATAACTACAATTGATATaatgaaatttagaaaaaaaaatttttacATCGTCTTTTTCCTAATGTGATGGTAAaatgtacaaaaataaaaaatttgaatagtaaaatttgtgaaatgttaaaagtttaatggtaaaatttgtgaaaaaaaaacttgagtggtaaaatttggaaaattataaaagttgGGCGGTAAAatgatcaaaaataaaatttgggtagtcaaatttataaaataatgaaagtttgacgataaaatttacatttaagtaaaaaaaaatggtaaaaaaatactattataccTCAACATGGGCGTGCTTCTAAACTTAAATAATCTATTGAAAAGGATGCATAATTGGTTAAATTGTAAGATTTACAttacaaataattgattttggttGAAGGCTCTTGAAGTTTGAAGCACAGTTCCTTAGAGGAATGTAAGTGTTATAGGTTTATGATTATGGGATTCACCTTTGTGACAaaacaagagaaaaacaaaGGCAAAAGTGTCTTTAAAGAGTactttcaataatttatttcttaagtcACAATcatcttatttataaattaattaaattttaaaacattaatagatttatttaaactattattatacgaaatatttttttttggtaatgacTAATTTGATAAGCgtgggaaattttgaaaatttggatTGAAGTATCCCCTATTTATCATTGACAACGGTAACTGtatcattgaaaattttaatggtAAAAAATCAAAAAGGAGAATGTAACTGcaaatttttaacattaaaattttatcattgaCAACGGTAAGAAAAAACGTCGCTAGCAACAGCTACTAGCAAGGGtaactttacttcttttttttttttttttttgaaaaggcaAGGgtaactttatttaaaaattgtatatatatttttttttaaaaaaaataagcaccgatgtttaggtttttatttttataaaagtaccCAGGGTGTTTGATTTTGAGGAAacaaatagagtaaataaaaaaaagataaataaagtataGAAATATAAGATAGGAAGTTGAGTtgttttgtttaagaaaaataagtgaaaataaaatgaaaatataataataaaaatactgaTATACCCTTATGcatgtgtgattttttttttatcaaaatgtgAATaagatttattgtaaaaaaaaaaaagagggacaCAAATATAAGAAATGTTCTTGACCAGTGAGATCCACTTTGCCAAAATTAAATCTGTCTCAAAATAGGGCATCATGTTAGTTCCGTCTTCGGACCGAACAGGGCGTTAAAGAAACAATCGATGCTTATTTGCAACTCATTTGTATGCTCCGGCAATGGAAAAAGCTACATGACACCGTTGCAGTTGCTCTAAAGCCTCAGCTTGTTGTTGTTAGCGTAGCTGTAGTTCTTCACAATCTTAACAAGGACGATCCCAAAAAATGTAATGCATATCAAACTTTTTTTGGAAACAGCAAAAAGATTATTATTCTAGGGTACAAGGAGAACCAAAAGAGAAATACATACGTGTATGGGTTACTGTTCCTCCTTCATAAGCTGGTGCATAACTATACCCCACCCCTCTATAACAAAACTTATTTTCACGTATAATCATCTTCACTAAACACCTTACCTGATTTTTGTCTTCCCTAAGCCCTATTTGGATTGAAGGAAAGTGATGAAATGAATGAGGATGAAGTGCGGTCACCTCACTAATTACAACTAATTAGTTGATAGCTGGGTCAGTGAGCTGAAGTTCATTGTAGTGAAGCTGCTAATTATTCGCAAATCGTGTGGTGATAATCGACTTTTGGCCTATTTGATTATGATTTATGACTGAAGTTGGCAAATCGTGTGGTTGAGTATATTCTTGATCAACTCCATCAGCTTCATTCCATCAAATGAAGAAGTGGGTTTATGAGGAAGTCTTACACTATTTGGTATCTCATTAGGATCTTATTTGAGGGATTTTCTTAACACAAAATTCCtgcatatatataatgaatCATTCAATGAGGCAATGCCTAGTGATTCTCAAATGAATAACTTCGCATTGAGAGATTGCATTGCATGTTGGTGTTTGAGGGATTGGAATCAATTGTGGATGTTGGTGGTGGAACTAGAACCACAGTCAAGATTACTGTGAAAcattggagttgtcctctttttatttatttttaccacTAACTTTGGAGTTGTCCTAGAAGCAATTTTTCCTGCCTAGACTATGGGcatttaatacattttatttgctcctgaatattttacttttattttctaagtaTGTATTACTACTAATTGTTATCCATTTGTTGGGAAGAGTAGATAAATGGAATGTATTAATTTGTTGAGCACAAGAtacacaaaaacaaataatatatacacactgtcttgaataaaagtaaaattacatAGGTCCCTCCCTAAAACACTAGCACATGAACCGTCACTGCAACATATACAATATTTAGCAATATTTTTTCCTAACACttgttaaaaatatgataaatttttttgacaacatttaaaaaatatttaatatgtttttgtgatattttatgTTATACATAACTCATGTTGTTAAACCCTTTATCAACATAGACTATACATAACGTTTgataaaatatcacaaaaatatattagtaacgtttatttatatttgataatatttttaaaatgttataaaaagtttttaacaatatttttaataagtattagacaaaaaatattattaaaaattacacgtATAATAGTGATTAACAGTCAGTTTTGTCTTCAAACCCGTGGATAACAAAGATAATCTCATGATCAATAATGCAAAACCTGACGTACAGACGAGTGATGAGAGGAAAGTGCAAGTAATAACTAATAAGCACATCCGAATTAAGGTTTTTTACCCGTACAGACGAGTGTCCTTAATAACTTAATTTTCTTAGATCCACCAAGTGTTGCTTGAGCTATATAATCGGGTACAATTTGTATTGTGGAGAGCTGGGTTAGTGGCACAACATGTCATGggtatgaatatgaattatatgATGTACCGGTGTAGGTATGAGATGATAATCGTGAAATATGTGTGGGAAGGGACAGGTTATTGTTTTTGAGGAAAGCAGCGACGCGTTCTTCTTCTGTTTGTACATATGTACGCTATTTTATGGTCTACATTGATATTTCTTTTGCTTTgtagataatttatatataataatattattttcctatgataataaaataaaaaaatactaatgcaAAACCTCACATAAACTGTCACGTGTCATTTCACAGGTTTGGTCCCCACCTTGTATTAGCATAGTTATGACCGAGGGAGGCGTGGCCCCCAAACTTGAAATATAATGAATTTAAGGTAGCTCTGTTTTTAGTTATGAATTTAATGTCTCCAACtacataaatagtttttttttttcttaagttgTCTCGTCAAAAGTGAAACTtgaatcaaaaataaatatttctcttctaataaaatctaatttcaatccaaaaattaagaatttaaatttcgaaccacttcattaaaaaatataagttaactCTTTTCAAACCGTTGTTGTTGTCCAAATATTAATAATGTTTGCATGTAGGAAATGCACGAATGAGTTAATTAAACCATGAATATTGAATTAGCTATACTGTAGTCAATTGCAGTTTGGTTTGACGGAAAACACGGTGCTAATTAAGGCATTATAATTTGTAGCCACGTATATTCGTGTAGTTTCCTACAATGAAATTTTGTAACATTTGGCATTTTCTTTTGAATGGTATACGTACATTAATGTTATTCAGGGATACGTGAAACTTTTTATAAAGGGCGGCAGCCAATTCTGAAACACcacaaaacacaacaaaaaaagaatcagaTGCAATTATGGCTTCTAGCAATGGCCGAAAAGCAAGTGAGATCTTTCAAGGCCAAGCTCTCATATACAGACACATGTTTGCCTTCATAGATTCTATGTGCCTCAAAACGATTATTGAGCTTGGAATACCAGACATAATCCACAAGCACGGCCAACCCATTACTCTTTCTGAGTTGGTGTCAATTCTACATGTTCCACCAGCTAGAGTAGGTCACGTTCAGAGCCTCATGCACTACCTGTCACACCATAGATTCTTTGAAAGTGTAAGAATCCATGAAAAAGAAGCATATGCTCTCACTGCTGCTTCAGAGCTACTTGTAAAAAGCAGTGAACTTTCTTTAGCTCCAATGGTTGAGTACATCCTTGATCCAACTCTATCAGCTTCATTCCATCAAATGAAAAAGTGGGTTTATGAGGAAGATCTCTCAGTATTTGATATCTCCTTAGGGTGTAGTTTATGGGATTTTCTTAACAAAAACCCTGCATACAACGAGTCATTCAATGAGGCAATGGCTAGAGATTCTCAAATGAGTAATTTGGCATTGAGAGATTGCAAGTTGGTGTTTGAGGGACTGGAATCCATTGTGGATGTTGGTGGTGGAACTGGAGCCACTGCCAGGATGATCTCTGAAGCATTTCCTGACTTGAAATGCGTTGTGCTTGACCGTCCTCACGTTCTGGAGAACTTGTCCGAAAGCAACAATTTGACATATGTTGGTGGGGACATGTTCAAATCTATTCCTAAGGCTGATGCAGTTCTGCTTAAggtttgtaaattttatttatttcataccaCATATAGCTCACTTCTCACATAAAGTTATGGACctcatttttgttcttttattctTGCAGTGGATTCTTCATGATTGGACTGATAAAGACTGCATAAAGATATTAGAGAATTGTAAAGAAGCTATTTCTTCAAATAATggcaaaagaggaaaaataatcgTCATAGATATGGTGATACAAGAAAAGCAAGATGAGCATAAAGTTACAGAACTAAAGCTCCTTTGGGATGTAGCCATGGCATGTGTATtaaatggaaaagagagaaatgaagaagaatggaagaaactCTTCATGGAAGCAGGGTTCCAAGACTACAAAATATCTCCCTTGACCGGGTTTCTGTCTCTTATTGAGATCTATCCTTagataattatgttttattttttattttttattagtttcatGTTATGAACTGAATTATGTTGTTGTAATATGTATTTCTTTTGGTACAGAAGTTGTAATATGTATTTGATATTAGTTTTAGAACTTATGAATATGGAAGAACTAGTGGAGCAAAGGCACTGGGAGAATAATATCTGTTGTGCTTCTCTCTCCGCACAAATTCACATCAATTGAATTTGGATTGCGATAATTGACTCGcttgcagagagagagagagagtgtggcATAGCACCATATTGTTTTCTTAACGTTATTATCGTATTGTAACTTTATTGTTTTTTGGGATAATATTGTACCGGTAACTTATGGTCGTTATAATATATGTCATTCTTGTTATACGATATTTTGAGTGTATTTAGGCTGATATTTAACGTATAAAGTTGGAATGggacaaaacaaaattacacCCCTCCTAATAAAagcagagtttttttttttcttgtcagtaccaaaaacaaaaaacctagAAAAATGACACTAAAATTTTTTATGTggaaaaacatttttatgtaAAAGCTAAAAACTATGAAATCaagtcaataaatatttttactattaaaagcaagattaaaataacttttttaatactaGAGAATATCTCTCATGAAAACTAAAACTTTTTTCTCATTATCACTCTTATTTTGCTTCTCTTTGGATGGAATGAAATGAGATGCTCTAACTCTTCACAAGTCTctctatttatagaagatgagtatgacttCCTTCAAGAGTGAGTAGTAAATGTCAATAAATGCGTTACATTCACAAAGTTCTTTGCAATTTCAATCTTCACTTTCTTAAGAAGAGTGTGTAAGTTTCAAGGTTTCAAGCTCTTGGAAAAGTGTTCCACAACTTCCTATATGTGCtcctcaattttttatatttgaatttacctatttacttgaatttgaaccAACCTTAATTATGGGGGAAATTTCTAACCAATCATAGATGAGTAATATGTAACACCTTGTTTTtcgtgaaataaaaaaaattatttaaaaattaatagaagttttagaaataaaataaatgagataaaagaatttttgttaattaaa contains:
- the LOC100809213 gene encoding putative disease resistance protein At1g59780, which codes for MLNRDPVKGVFVKFKLFQVLDLEGIKGVKGQSLPKEVGNLLWLKFLSLKRTRIQILPSSLGNLDNLQFLNLQTVNKVTVEIPNVICKLKRLRHLYLPNWCGNATNNLQLENLANLQTIVNFLACKCDVKDLLKLKKLRKLVLKDPRHFQKFSESFSPPNKRLDCLLSLSLRTDMLSFPENVVDVEKLVLGCPSLRKLQVEGWMERLPAASLFPPQLSKLTLWGCRLVQDPLLTLEKLLNLKFLNGWDMFVGKKMACSPNGFPQLKVLVLRGLPNLDQWTIEDQAMPNLYRLSISDCNNLKTVPDGLKFITSLRELEIRWMPKSFKTRLGTAGEDYHKVQHVPSIVFLN
- the LOC100779638 gene encoding isoflavone 7-O-methyltransferase is translated as MASSNGRKASEIFQGQALIYRHMFAFIDSMCLKTIIELGIPDIIHKHGQPITLSELVSILHVPPARVGHVQSLMHYLSHHRFFESVRIHEKEAYALTAASELLVKSSELSLAPMVEYILDPTLSASFHQMKKWVYEEDLSVFDISLGCSLWDFLNKNPAYNESFNEAMARDSQMSNLALRDCKLVFEGLESIVDVGGGTGATARMISEAFPDLKCVVLDRPHVLENLSESNNLTYVGGDMFKSIPKADAVLLKWILHDWTDKDCIKILENCKEAISSNNGKRGKIIVIDMVIQEKQDEHKVTELKLLWDVAMACVLNGKERNEEEWKKLFMEAGFQDYKISPLTGFLSLIEIYP